AGACTCACCTTCTTGCCCGTTATATCCGGATAACTAAATTGAAAAGCGGGTACGCCCGTTTTTGTTTCCACGAGTTTGGCTTCAACAGTTTTGGCTCGTTCGATCTGCTCGGGTAAGGTAAAATATTTTTTATAGGTCGTGTTCATGTCCTGAAAGTCGTTGTAGGAGCGAGCTCCTTCCAAACGTTGTAGTACATATTGTCCTTTAAGTACATCGGGACCTATCGCGGCGACCTGTTGGTCAAATGTTGGTTTTGTTGCTAGATCCAGTTTTCTATAGATCATGTTACTCATAAAGCGATCGCCATAAGGAAATTTAAGTAGCTCAGTTGTGAGAAAGCGATCGGCACTGAATTGTGTATAATAATCGCTCATTTCTTCTTTGCTTGGGTGCGCTGTACGAGGCATGTATAAGTAAGAGATCGCATAATAGGCAAAATCGTAATCTACGATTTCGGGAAAAAACTTGTCGAAGTTAGCGTTTCCAGTGTTAATGGATTTTTTTATTCCAGTGAGTTTTTCTTTAAACTGTTCGACTTCAGGAAAGAAATCGACGTAAGTACTCATTCCACCTGGCGTTGTTCCCTTATCGCGGAAACTTTTTGATTGTTTATCCCATGTATAAAGCGCTTCGTTTTCGGGACTGTTTTTGCCTGTAAGTTCATAGTCGCTTGAGGTCAATTTTAGGTTTAGGTCCTCATTTCCTTTGAAATAGAAGCGAAATAATCCTTGTTGGTTTTGTGCGGTTCCGCTACCGATCGAATATAGACCCTCGTACTCGGGTGTGAAACGGAATCCAAACCGACCTGCAGCATCCGGAATAGCTGTTGCAATTTCTTTCAATCGTCCATTGAGTACTTTAAATAATCCGACGCGTTTCACCTTGATAGGATCTGTAGTACCGGTGACATTGCTCGGTTGTTGCGCTAGTGCTGCAAAAGTTGAAATAAATGTGGTCAATAATAAAATGGTTTTTCTGATCATGATTCTTTGGGTTTAACTGATATTAAGTGGAATAATTTTTTTGATATCTTTCGCTTGAAATTGTGTCGAATTCTTTTTGTCAATTGCATCTTTCAACGCTATAAATTCTTTTTTCTGTGTGGAAAGGTAGGCGGGCGATAGATCTGCTTTTAGGAGTGCAGTAACGGCTTTTGTCGCCTGGTTAAAATCCTGTAAATAATAATATAAAAGTGCCAAACGGTAGCTGTCTACTGCATCCAGTTGCTGTTTAAGTTGCTGTTGTTGAAATTCAGTCAGTATCTTTTTTAGAACTTCAGTATTCTTTGCCTGGTCTATAATGACTTGCCCCAATGCATTGCTCTTCAGATCCCAGTTATTGTACAATTTGTACTGATTGATCAGCGTCAAATAAGTGTTAGCGTCTTGGGAACTCGTGTAATAATTTGTAATGAATCCAGGCAAAAAGACATCCCATAGTTTGTCATTAAAAGTTGGACGAATATATGTGAGCATGCTTTCTAAGCTGTCCAGCTGTTGCGTAGAACCAAATTGTTTACTTTTCTTGGCGGCTAGCGCCGAAATTTTATTGCGGAGGAGATTTCTACCATACATTTTGATCAGTTTGGGCAAGTTATCATAGGTCCAATTGGTATATTTTGGGAATGAGGTAATGCTATTGGCTAAAAATGCTGCTTCGCTGAAAAGGTCTTTTTGTTGATCCAGATAACCTTCTAATTCTAGAAAATCGTGCTTCTCACTGCTTTTGATAAAGCGTTCACTATAAGCGGCTGGATAATCATTATCCAGATCGGTATTAAAGGCTAGAAATAATTGGGATTTGTTGCGTTGAACGGCTTCCTTTAGCAAGGGAACAAATCGGTCTACACCAAAGAATCCTGATTCTGTTAGGATAGTTTTACCATCAGCATTGACAATCACATAAGTTGGAAAACCCGGTGCACCATATTTTCGGGCCAGCCTTTTGCCATCCATTTCCTTCATCACATCTGTTTTATAAAGCAGGTAATTGGCTTTTAATTCTTCGACCACGCTTGGATCAGGAAACACCTGTTTATCCATTTCGGCACAGGGCATACAGCCGACAAAGTAAAGGTCAATAAGAATGAGTTTGTTTTCTTTTTTCGCTTGAGCTTGACATTCCGCATAGGTGCCTTGAAAGGCTTTTTCCTGTGCTTTTAGCAAATAGGGCAGAAATAGACCACAATAGGTTGTGATCATATAAAGAATAATTCTTTTCATCTATTTATTGTTTGGAGCGTTCGTATTTATACGATCTGTTAA
The Sphingobacterium multivorum genome window above contains:
- a CDS encoding TlpA family protein disulfide reductase, whose amino-acid sequence is MIRKTILLLTTFISTFAALAQQPSNVTGTTDPIKVKRVGLFKVLNGRLKEIATAIPDAAGRFGFRFTPEYEGLYSIGSGTAQNQQGLFRFYFKGNEDLNLKLTSSDYELTGKNSPENEALYTWDKQSKSFRDKGTTPGGMSTYVDFFPEVEQFKEKLTGIKKSINTGNANFDKFFPEIVDYDFAYYAISYLYMPRTAHPSKEEMSDYYTQFSADRFLTTELLKFPYGDRFMSNMIYRKLDLATKPTFDQQVAAIGPDVLKGQYVLQRLEGARSYNDFQDMNTTYKKYFTLPEQIERAKTVEAKLVETKTGVPAFQFSYPDITGKKVSLSDLKGKVVLIDMWATWCGPCRAEEPHWEKLNEEFIGKPVAFVGVSVDQDKPKWEAYVKEKNLKGIQLHAGSGNTLSDAYKVNTIPRYILIDKSGNLISADSPRPSDPKLKALLEEWSKK
- a CDS encoding thioredoxin family protein, producing MKRIILYMITTYCGLFLPYLLKAQEKAFQGTYAECQAQAKKENKLILIDLYFVGCMPCAEMDKQVFPDPSVVEELKANYLLYKTDVMKEMDGKRLARKYGAPGFPTYVIVNADGKTILTESGFFGVDRFVPLLKEAVQRNKSQLFLAFNTDLDNDYPAAYSERFIKSSEKHDFLELEGYLDQQKDLFSEAAFLANSITSFPKYTNWTYDNLPKLIKMYGRNLLRNKISALAAKKSKQFGSTQQLDSLESMLTYIRPTFNDKLWDVFLPGFITNYYTSSQDANTYLTLINQYKLYNNWDLKSNALGQVIIDQAKNTEVLKKILTEFQQQQLKQQLDAVDSYRLALLYYYLQDFNQATKAVTALLKADLSPAYLSTQKKEFIALKDAIDKKNSTQFQAKDIKKIIPLNIS